In Streptomyces sp. NBC_01426, one genomic interval encodes:
- a CDS encoding DUF6104 family protein: MYFTDRGIEELEKRRGEEEVTFEWLAEQLRTFVDLNPDFEVPVERLATWLARLDDEDEDEE, encoded by the coding sequence TTGTACTTCACCGATCGCGGCATCGAGGAGCTGGAGAAGCGGCGCGGCGAGGAGGAGGTCACTTTCGAGTGGCTCGCCGAGCAGCTCCGCACCTTCGTCGACCTGAACCCGGACTTCGAGGTCCCGGTGGAGCGGCTGGCCACCTGGCTGGCGCGTCTCGACGACGAGGACGAGGACGAGGAATAG
- the sodN gene encoding superoxide dismutase, Ni — protein sequence MLSRLFAPKAKVSAHCDLPCGVYDPAQARIEAESVKAVQEKYQANDDADFRARAITIKEQRAELAKHHVSVLWSDYFKPPHFEKYPQLHTLVNDTLKALSAAKASNDPATGQKALDLIAEIDRIFWETKAA from the coding sequence ATGCTTTCCCGCCTCTTCGCCCCCAAGGCGAAGGTCTCCGCCCACTGTGACCTGCCCTGCGGCGTGTACGACCCGGCCCAGGCCCGTATCGAGGCCGAGTCGGTCAAGGCCGTCCAGGAGAAGTACCAGGCCAACGACGACGCGGACTTCCGCGCCCGCGCGATCACCATCAAGGAGCAGCGCGCCGAGCTGGCCAAGCACCACGTCTCGGTGCTGTGGAGCGACTACTTCAAGCCGCCGCACTTCGAGAAGTACCCGCAGCTCCACACCCTGGTCAACGACACCCTGAAGGCCCTCTCGGCCGCCAAGGCGTCGAACGACCCGGCGACCGGTCAGAAGGCGCTCGACCTGATCGCCGAGATCGACCGCATCTTCTGGGAGACCAAGGCCGCCTGA
- the sodX gene encoding nickel-type superoxide dismutase maturation protease, which yields MVEDKRAWKRLGVLDVYGPSMVPTLVHGDQVVVRYGAPVRPGNVVVLRHPFQQDLLVVKRAVERRPGGWWVLGDNPFNETGDSTDYGTVPAELVLATALVRLRPRPAGPGAQRSLRTWLSWAASAVRPLRADSSASRRLRAR from the coding sequence ATGGTGGAGGACAAGCGCGCCTGGAAGCGCTTGGGCGTGCTGGACGTGTACGGGCCGTCGATGGTCCCGACGCTGGTCCACGGGGATCAGGTGGTCGTCCGGTACGGGGCGCCCGTGCGTCCGGGGAACGTGGTCGTCCTGCGGCACCCGTTCCAGCAGGACCTGCTGGTGGTCAAGCGCGCGGTGGAGCGGCGGCCGGGCGGCTGGTGGGTGCTCGGGGACAACCCGTTCAACGAGACCGGCGACAGCACCGACTACGGGACGGTGCCCGCGGAGCTGGTGCTGGCGACGGCGTTGGTGCGGTTGCGGCCCAGGCCGGCGGGGCCGGGGGCTCAGCGTTCGCTGAGGACCTGGCTGTCCTGGGCGGCGTCGGCGGTGCGGCCGCTGCGTGCGGACTCGTCCGCCTCCAGGCGCTTGCGGGCCCGGTAG